One Burkholderia sp. 9120 genomic window, CGGCGCCAACGCGGTGGTCAACATCAACCAGCCGGGGGCGACTTCATCTTTCCTCGCGAGAGTGACCGGTTCGGATCCTTCGCAGATCTACGGCCTGCTCCGGTCCAACGGCACGGTCGCGCTGATCAATCAGAACGGCATCCTGGTCGGCCCGTCCGGCGTGGTCGACGTATCCCGGTTCATTGCCAGCACGCTCAACATCAGCGACAGCAATTTTCTGGCGGGACGGCTGACGTTCAATGCCGGCAGCGTGGCGGGCAGTGTCGAGAATCAAGGCGTCATCAAGACGGCCAGCGGAGGCAGCGTCTATCTGGTCGGCGCCGACGTCAAGAACAGCGGCACGATCACCAGCCCGAACGGCGAGGTGCTGCTGGCCGCCGGACAGACCGTGCAACTGGTCGACACTGGTACGCCGGGTGTGACGGTCAACGTGACCGGCACCAGCGGCAACGTGACGAACCTCGGCAACATCGCGGCGGAAGCGGGGACGATCGGCGCGGCTGCCGGCCTGATCAACAATAGCGGCGCCCTCAACGCCAGCAGCGTGGTGAGTCAGGGTGGACGGATCTTCCTGCGCGCCTCGCAAAACCTGACCACGACGGCAAGCTCCAGCATTACTGCCGACAGCGCGGCCCAGGGCGGCAACGTCACGTTGTATTCGGACAAGATTGCGTATCTCGATGGCATGATCTCCGCGATCGGCCATGCGGGACAAGGTGGCTACGTCGAGACATCGGGCAAGCAGTCGCTCGACGTCGTGAAGCTACCGACGGTCGGCACGGGCGGCAAGTGGTACATCGATCCGTTTTCCCTCGATGTGGTGGCGGGGAGCGACAACAATGTGAGCACCTCGGATAACGTGATCACCTCTGCGGGTTCGGGCTCGACCATCCAGGCGAGCACGGTGGCGAGCGTGCTCAACAGCGGCGTCAACGTCGTTCTCGCCACCGGCTCCGACGGCACAGCGGTCGGCGGCGACATCACGGTGAGCGCCGCCATCAACAAAACCAGCGGCTCCGCGGCGTCCCTGACGTTGAACGCCGACGGCAACATCAACATCAACGCCAATATCACCAGCACGTCGAACACGCTCGGGCTGAATCTCAACACCAACGTCAACGGACTGGAAAGCGGCACCCACACCGTGACGATCGGCAATGCCACGCTGGGCCTCAACGGCGGGGCGCTGACCGTCAGCGACGGCAGCGGCAATGTCGGCAACGGCAATCTGGTGCTGGGCAGCGGCGGTACGTTATCGCTGAATAATGCGTCCCTGAGCGCCGGTTCGTTCGTCAACACCGGAACGGCCACGTTCGCCAACGTGACGGGATCGATCGGTAACGTCAACAATCAGGGCAGTCTGTCGATCACCTCGGGCAGTGCCCTGAACGGCGAGACGCTCATCAATACCGGCAATCTCGCGCTGAGCAGCGCCACCCTGGGTTTCGGCACGTTCACCAACGACACCGGCGGACAACTCTCCGGCAACGGCACGATTTCGGTGGCGTCCGGCACAGGCGTCCTGCTCAACAACGGCACGGTCTCGCCCGGCGGCGACGGCACGATCGGTTCGCTGTCGATCACCGGCGGCTACAGTCAGAGTTCGAGCGGCACGCTGCTGATCGACGTCGCCAGCGCCAGCAGCTACGACACGCTCGTCTATTCCGCGACGTCCCTCTCGCTGGGCGGGACGCTGCAAACCAATCTGCTGGGTGGCTATGTCCCGACCTTGGGGACGACCTTTGCCGTTATTTCAGGTCCTGTCAGCAGTACCGCGCCCGGTGTATTTCGTCATGTCCTCGGTAACGTGATCGACAGCAGCGGCGCGCTGGAAATGATCAAGCCGGTTTACGACAGCGCTGGTCCGGGTTTGTCGCTGGCGATGGCGGGATCGGAGACCATTACTTATACGGGCACCGCCGAGAGTCTGTGGGGCAACACCTTTTTCTGGTCCACCGGTTACTTCCCGACCGCCATTGACAACGTCATCGTGGCTGCAGGCGGACGGCTGGCGCATGGCGCCTACGACGGTGTCGATACCGTCAATAGCATCACGTTCAATACCGGCTCGAATCTGTACCTGTCCGGCGGCATGCTGAACGTGACCGACATCAGCGGCAATGGCAGCGTCGCTGGCGGCGGCGGCGTGCTGGGTTATACCGGCGTCGTGAATCTGGGTGCGCTGTCGTTGACGAACGGCGGGAGCATCGTCGGCAGCGGCAGCGGTTCGCAACTCAACGTGAGCGGCAGCTTTTCGCAAAACGGCGGCTCGATCTCGACCAACGGAGATATGTCGGTGACGCAGAGCACCGGCGACCTGGTGGTCGGCGACATCACCGCGCGCAACCTGACGTTGAGCGCGGCAAGCGGCGCGATATCGCAACAAACCTCGCCGCTGCACGTCACGCAACAGTTGAGCACGTCGTCCGCCAACGGCACGACGCTGACGCTTGCAGGCAATCAGATCGCCGGTATTTCCGCCAGCAATACCGGTGCCGGCGATATCGCGATCGTCGATAACCTCAACACGTCGGACGCCAGCGCGGTGAACGTCAGCCGCGTCACGAATGCCGGGGGCAATGTCAGCGTCAACAACACGGGGGCGATGATCGTCGGCGTAGGCGGTGTCAATGCGACCGGCGGCATCGTTCTGTCCGTCGCCAACACCAATGCGCCGACCGACAATCTCACGCTCGACGGCGTGCTCACCTCCGCGGGAATGAACATCAGTTCGTCCGCCGGCAACAACATCGCGGTCAATGCGAACGTTGCGACATCGGCGCCCGGGTTGGCGACATTCACGGTGGTCAATGGCCGCGTGACGTATGCGCCTGGCGTCAGTATCTCGGACGCCAGTGGCACGGTCGTGCCGGTGGCGGTTGTGACGCCGCCCGTTGTGACTCCGCCGGTTGTGACGCCGCCTGTCGTGACGCCTGTCGCGCCCGCGAACCCCGCGTCGCCTGCCAATACCCCAACTTCTACGGCGTCGCAAACGGTGGCATCCGCGGTTACGCAAGCAGTCACGCCAACATCCAATGCCGTCGTTCAAGCTGTAACGTCGACACAGTCCGTCGGCGCGACGGTCGTACCGACCACACAGCCGACTAGCATCAGCATTACGTCCACCTCCGAAACCATGACGGTCGGTGGCGACCCGGGCACGTTCGGCGGCTCCGACACGACGACAAGTTCGAGCCAAAGCACCAGCAAAGCCGCCGCCAAAATGTATTGCAACTGATATCCCGGCCATGAAACAAACCATCAAGCAAATCCATTGGCATGGCCGTACGATGTTCCGGCTCTCGCGGCAATGCCTGTTTATGCTGGCCACGCTGAGTTGCGGCAGCGTCGCCTATGCGCAGGCCGTGGGTACAGTGACCCACCTGTCCGGCGTGCTGACGGTGAAACACGCCGACGGCAGCACCGCGGTGCTCGCGATCAAGTCGTCGATCGCGCAGGGCGACACGCTGGTCACCGAGGCGAACACGTACACCCGGGTCAAGTTTGTCGATAACGGCGAGATGGTCTTGCGGCCGTCTTCGCAGGTGGTCGTCAAAAGTTACGTGTACGACGTGGATCACCCGGAGAGCGACCATGTTGCGATCCAACTGATTAGCGGCGGCCTGCGCTCGGTCACCGGGCTGATCGGAAAACGCAACCATGATGCGGTGAGCTTCGACACGCCGACGGGCACTATCGCTGTACGCGGCACCAACTTCGGTGCGCTCTTTTGTCAGAGCGATTGCGGCAGCGTACCGACACCGAACGGGGCTGCGCCACAGAATGGTCTTTATGTCGACGTGTCGCAAGGCGCCGTGATGGTCGCCAATTCAGGCGGCCAGCAGGTCTTTCAGGTCGGGCAGTTCGGCTATGTAGCGAGTTCGACGACTCCGCCGATCGTGCTGCCGCCGTCGCAAGGCGTACCGGTCACGATGCCGCTGTCGATCAGCAAGAATGCGCCGGCGGCGGCGGGTGGCGCGACGGGTACTGCGGCGGGCGGTGTGGATTGTGTGGTGCAGTGAGGCTTACCCCCGCAAAAGACAGCGAACCCTCGCGCCAACTAGCTTGACACCCCATGTTCCGCCTGATCGAAAAGGTTGGAATTGAAATCGCACGTTTGCGCGGCCAATCTCGCCACGGCCGAACTTAGCGACTGTAGCTGGTCGCCCCGATGCATCGCGATGTACTTGATGGGTGGCAGCGCGGGCCGCGTGCGCACCTCCACGAGTGCGCGTCGTTCCAGCATGCGCGACAGGCACGCCTTGGGCAGATAGCTGACGCCGAGCCCGGAAAGCGTCAGGCCAATCTGTGCGACCAGGCTATTGCTCGCCAACACCTTCTGCAACGCGACGCCCTGCTCTTGCAGGAAGCGGCTATAGACGTAGCCCGTGCCGGACAATCCGCCTTGCAGGATCAGCGGGAATTTTCCAATCTCCGAGAGCGGTATGGCGCTCCTCTTCGGCGCCAGGCTCGCCGCGCACATCCACGCGTTGTCGACCTGACCGACGGGCGTAGTCGCGTACTGCTCGACCTCATTCGTTTGCGGCACGATGATCACGTCGACCGTAGCCGCGCCGAGCCGCTCGCGCAAGGTTGCGTTCAGGTCGACCTCAGCTTCGACCTGGACCTTCGGATACTCCCGCTGAATCGCCGCGATCAGACGCGGAAGCCAGGTGAGCGCCGTGAGTTCCGTTACACCAATGCGAATCTGCCGCACCAGCGATTCTTTCGAGCTCATACGATCGACGACCTGGTCGCGACGCTCCAGAAACTCCTTCGCGTAGTCGAGCAACTCCGAGCCTTTCTCCGTAAGACGTGCAGAGCGATACGTGCGGTCGAAGATCGCCAGACCAAACGCACGTTCAAGTTCCTGAACGCGTTTGGAGACGGCAGATTGCGTCGTGTTAAGACGGACCGCGGCGGCTTCGAACGAACCGAGTTGAACGATCCAGTAAAGCGCTTCCATCTGTTTGAAAGTCAGCATGTCGTGCTCGAACCATGAATTTAAGCGATAGTTTCTCATAGAAAAAAATCGCTTTTTTTGCTTCTTTTGACTACTTAAGGTGTGGTCATCGAGCTTCCAACCGCGCTCGATCGAGGCCGCGCTCGCTAGAAGGCGCCCCGTCTACATCGTCGGTTCGCTTCTGGAGGACGCATGGATTCCCTTATTGAAACAGCTCCCGCCGAGCACACGGCACGCAAGCCGCGTGTTGGGCTTGCCTGGCAGATTCTGATTGGGCTCATCGTCGGCATAGTCGTGGGGGTGGTGT contains:
- a CDS encoding filamentous hemagglutinin N-terminal domain-containing protein, encoding MTSRTQSNRPAADASSRLASRTPSLTALALAAILVTWNIRSMAAAPAANALPTGGTVTYGTATITQAGNTLNINQSSGSAIASFGTFSIGANAVVNINQPGATSSFLARVTGSDPSQIYGLLRSNGTVALINQNGILVGPSGVVDVSRFIASTLNISDSNFLAGRLTFNAGSVAGSVENQGVIKTASGGSVYLVGADVKNSGTITSPNGEVLLAAGQTVQLVDTGTPGVTVNVTGTSGNVTNLGNIAAEAGTIGAAAGLINNSGALNASSVVSQGGRIFLRASQNLTTTASSSITADSAAQGGNVTLYSDKIAYLDGMISAIGHAGQGGYVETSGKQSLDVVKLPTVGTGGKWYIDPFSLDVVAGSDNNVSTSDNVITSAGSGSTIQASTVASVLNSGVNVVLATGSDGTAVGGDITVSAAINKTSGSAASLTLNADGNININANITSTSNTLGLNLNTNVNGLESGTHTVTIGNATLGLNGGALTVSDGSGNVGNGNLVLGSGGTLSLNNASLSAGSFVNTGTATFANVTGSIGNVNNQGSLSITSGSALNGETLINTGNLALSSATLGFGTFTNDTGGQLSGNGTISVASGTGVLLNNGTVSPGGDGTIGSLSITGGYSQSSSGTLLIDVASASSYDTLVYSATSLSLGGTLQTNLLGGYVPTLGTTFAVISGPVSSTAPGVFRHVLGNVIDSSGALEMIKPVYDSAGPGLSLAMAGSETITYTGTAESLWGNTFFWSTGYFPTAIDNVIVAAGGRLAHGAYDGVDTVNSITFNTGSNLYLSGGMLNVTDISGNGSVAGGGGVLGYTGVVNLGALSLTNGGSIVGSGSGSQLNVSGSFSQNGGSISTNGDMSVTQSTGDLVVGDITARNLTLSAASGAISQQTSPLHVTQQLSTSSANGTTLTLAGNQIAGISASNTGAGDIAIVDNLNTSDASAVNVSRVTNAGGNVSVNNTGAMIVGVGGVNATGGIVLSVANTNAPTDNLTLDGVLTSAGMNISSSAGNNIAVNANVATSAPGLATFTVVNGRVTYAPGVSISDASGTVVPVAVVTPPVVTPPVVTPPVVTPVAPANPASPANTPTSTASQTVASAVTQAVTPTSNAVVQAVTSTQSVGATVVPTTQPTSISITSTSETMTVGGDPGTFGGSDTTTSSSQSTSKAAAKMYCN
- a CDS encoding FecR domain-containing protein, producing MKQTIKQIHWHGRTMFRLSRQCLFMLATLSCGSVAYAQAVGTVTHLSGVLTVKHADGSTAVLAIKSSIAQGDTLVTEANTYTRVKFVDNGEMVLRPSSQVVVKSYVYDVDHPESDHVAIQLISGGLRSVTGLIGKRNHDAVSFDTPTGTIAVRGTNFGALFCQSDCGSVPTPNGAAPQNGLYVDVSQGAVMVANSGGQQVFQVGQFGYVASSTTPPIVLPPSQGVPVTMPLSISKNAPAAAGGATGTAAGGVDCVVQ
- a CDS encoding LysR family transcriptional regulator — its product is MLTFKQMEALYWIVQLGSFEAAAVRLNTTQSAVSKRVQELERAFGLAIFDRTYRSARLTEKGSELLDYAKEFLERRDQVVDRMSSKESLVRQIRIGVTELTALTWLPRLIAAIQREYPKVQVEAEVDLNATLRERLGAATVDVIIVPQTNEVEQYATTPVGQVDNAWMCAASLAPKRSAIPLSEIGKFPLILQGGLSGTGYVYSRFLQEQGVALQKVLASNSLVAQIGLTLSGLGVSYLPKACLSRMLERRALVEVRTRPALPPIKYIAMHRGDQLQSLSSAVARLAAQTCDFNSNLFDQAEHGVSS